GCGGTTGGAGCGGCTCGAACGGCTCGAGGGGCGCGAGCGGCCCGCCGTCGAGGCGCCGACACTCGTCACCGGGCACGAGTTCCGCATCACGCGGGTCGGCGAGCCCGAGCCCGAGGAGGCACCGCCGCCCCAGCTGGAGCGCGCCGTCTTCGCCGACCTGCTCCTGCGTGAGAGCGTGATCCGGGTCGGCTCGCTCGCCCACGGCGTACGCCGGGCCCTGTCGGCCGAGTCGCGCAACCGGATCGGGTTCGAGATGAAGCGAGAGGTCCGGCGCGCCCGCAAGCAGCGCCGGCTCGAGCAGCGCCTCGCCTGGCGCGAGTGGCAGGCCCGGGAGCGGAGCCGCGTCAGCGACGACGAGCTGCAGGAGTCGGCATGACCACCCCACCAGGCTGCGGGCTCCTCCCGCTTCGCTTCTCCCGCCCACACCTCCGCGGGGGCCCCGGATGAGCCGGACCGTGTGGTTCGTCGCCGGTGCCGGCGCGGGGATCTATGGCATGGTCCGTGGCCGGCGTGCGGCCGAGGCCTTCACGGCCGAGGGCCTGCACGACCGCGTGACCGCGCTGTTCCTCGGCGCACGCATGCTCCGCGACGAGGTGGCGCAGGGCGCGGCCGAGCGCGAGACCGAGCTGCGGGAGCGGTTCGGCGTCCTGCCCCACGAGCGGGCACAAACCCCTGAGCTGATGAGCACGGAGAGCAGAGGACACCACTGATGGACACCGCGGAGATCCGCCGTCGGTTCGTGAGTCACTTCGAGAACGCCGGCCACACGGCCGTGCCGTCGGCGTCGTTGCTGCTCGACGACCCGAACCTGCTGTTCGTCAACGCCGGCATGGTGCCCTTCAAGCCGTACTTCCTCGGGCAGGAGACCCCGCCGTACGACCGGGCGGTCAGCATCCAGAAGTGCGTCCGCACCCCCGACATCGAGGACGTCGGCAAGACCACGCGACACGGCACGTTCTTCGAGATGTGCGGCAACTTCTCCTTCGGCGACTACTTCAAGGAAGGCGCGATCGAGCTGGGCTGGGACCTGGTGACCAAGCCGATCGCCGACGGCGGCTTCGGCTTCGCCGAGGACAAGCTGTGGCCGACCGTCTACGACGACGACGCCGAGGCCGTCGAGCTCTGGCGCAAGGTCACCGGCCTGCCCGACGACCGGATCGTGCGGCTGGGCAGGAAGGAGAACTACTGGTCGATGGGGGTGCCCGGCCCCGGCGGACCGTGCTCGGAGATCCTCATCGACCGCGGCCCCGACTACGGGCCGGACGGCGACTTCTCCGCCGAGGACCGCTACCTCGAGTTCTGGAACCTCGTCTTCATGCAGGACGAGCTGTCGGCGGTGCGGTCCAAGGAGGACCTCGACATCTCCGGGTCCCTGCCGAAGAAGAACATCGACACCGGCATGGGCCTCGAGCGGGTGGCCTACCTGCTCCAGGGCAAGCAGAACATGTACGAGATCGACGTCATGTTCCCCGTGATCGAGAAGGCCATGGAGCTGACCGGACGCCGCTACGGCGCTGGTGGATCGGAGGGCCACACCGACGACGTGCGGTTCCGGGTCGTGGCCGACCACGTCCGGTCCTCGATGATGCTGATCAGCGACGGTGTCACCCCCGGCAACGAGGCACGGGGCTACGTGCTGCGCCGGCTGCTGCGTCGCGCCGTCCGCTCGATGCGGCTGCTGGGCTTCGAGGACCGCGCGCTGCCCGAGCTGCTGCCGATCTCCCGCGACAAGATGGGCGAGACCTACACCGAGCTCCACCGCGACTGGGAGCGCATCTCGACCGTCGCCTACGCCGAGGAGGACGCCTTCCGGCAGACGCTGCGTGCCGGGACCGCGATCTTCGACCTCGCCACCACCGAGGTCAAGCAGTCCGGTGGGAGCCAGCTGTCGGGGGACAAGGCGTTCTCGCTGCACGACACCTACGGCTTCCCGATCGACCTGACCCTCGAGATGGCCGCCGAGCAGGGGCTCTCGGTCGACGAGGAGGGCTTCCGCCGGTTGATGGGCGAGCAGCGTGACCGCGCCAAGGCCGATGCCGCCGCCAAGAAGGGGCAGCACCGCGACGCCAGCGCCTACCGCGCGGTCGCCGACTCACTCGGCTCACCGGTGGAGTTCACCGGGTACGCCGAGGTGGTGACCGAGGGCGCGGTCCGCGGCATCGTCACCGCCGGCGGGGTCACCGAGGCCGCGCGCGAGGGCGACGAGATCGAGCTGGTCCTCGACCGCACCCCCTTCTACGCCGAGGGCGGCGGCCAGCTCGCCGACCAGGGCG
The genomic region above belongs to Nocardioides coralli and contains:
- the alaS gene encoding alanine--tRNA ligase gives rise to the protein MDTAEIRRRFVSHFENAGHTAVPSASLLLDDPNLLFVNAGMVPFKPYFLGQETPPYDRAVSIQKCVRTPDIEDVGKTTRHGTFFEMCGNFSFGDYFKEGAIELGWDLVTKPIADGGFGFAEDKLWPTVYDDDAEAVELWRKVTGLPDDRIVRLGRKENYWSMGVPGPGGPCSEILIDRGPDYGPDGDFSAEDRYLEFWNLVFMQDELSAVRSKEDLDISGSLPKKNIDTGMGLERVAYLLQGKQNMYEIDVMFPVIEKAMELTGRRYGAGGSEGHTDDVRFRVVADHVRSSMMLISDGVTPGNEARGYVLRRLLRRAVRSMRLLGFEDRALPELLPISRDKMGETYTELHRDWERISTVAYAEEDAFRQTLRAGTAIFDLATTEVKQSGGSQLSGDKAFSLHDTYGFPIDLTLEMAAEQGLSVDEEGFRRLMGEQRDRAKADAAAKKGQHRDASAYRAVADSLGSPVEFTGYAEVVTEGAVRGIVTAGGVTEAAREGDEIELVLDRTPFYAEGGGQLADQGVIELANGARVEVRDVQSPITGLIVHQARVLSGEVTVGVGAHSLVDVERRRSISRSHTATHMVHKAFREALGDTATQAGSENSPGRFRFDFSATGSVPASVMTDVEARVNDLVLADLSVHAEIMTQDEAVKSGAMALFGEKYGDEVRVISVGDWARELCGGTHAGRSGQLGVIKLLGESSIGSGVRRVEALVGGDAYRFLAREHVLVAQLSEALKVKPEQLPERVNDIVERLRSAEKEIEKVRVQQLLDAGAELAAGAEQVGPVKVVAHRVDGAAGGDVRQLALDVRGRLPGGEPGVVVVIGVADGKVSVVAAANDAARERGVSANALVGAVGPLVGGRGGGKDDVAQGGGSDPSRVDEALALVAAEVGRVAGG
- a CDS encoding DUF6167 family protein — protein: MSRTVWFVAGAGAGIYGMVRGRRAAEAFTAEGLHDRVTALFLGARMLRDEVAQGAAERETELRERFGVLPHERAQTPELMSTESRGHH